Within the Arthrobacter caoxuetaonis genome, the region GGTGCTGGTTTTTTTCCATGGCGGGGCCTTCACCTCGGGTTCCGGCGCGATGGGCATCGCTGACGGGTCCGGGCTGTCTGCTGGCGGCAACGTCGTCCTCGTGTCCATGAATTACCGGCTGGGTGCCCTCGGCTTCATGGATTTCCGTCCCTATTCCACACCGGAGCGGACGTTTGACGTGAACGTGGGACTGGCCGACCAGATCGCCGCCCTGGAGTGGGTGCGGCGCAATATTGCGGCGTTCGGCGGAGACCCGGGAAACGTCACGATCTTCGGCGAATCGGCAGGAGCCATGTCCGCGCTGACGCTGATGTGCATCCCGTCTGCCGCTGGCCTCTTCCACCGGGCGTTCCTGCAGAGCCCTGCACCGTCGTCGGCCTACGGTCCGGAACTGGCATCCGGATTCGCCTCGGAACTGCTGGGCCTGCTTGGCGTTGGATCCGGAGGTGCAGCCGAAGCCCTGGCGGAAATCCCCGCTAATGCACTGGTTGACGCGGCAACGCAGCTCTCGAAGAAAATCATCCCTGATGCCTATCCCGGAGCGCTGAGCTTTGCGCCCGTCGTTGACGGATCGTTCCTGCCGCTTCACCCCATCGATGCCTTCGAGCAGGGCCGGGCAGCAGCTGTTCCCATGGTGATCGGAACGATGGAAAACGAAGGAACCCTGTTCGAGAAATTGGACGACGTCCTTCCGACCAACCAGGCGCGCATTGAGAAAATGTTCGAGTTGACTGCACCCGGGCTGCGGGACCAGGTCATTGCCGGCTACCGCGGCTACCCGCATAAGAAGCAGGCAGTTGAAATTGGGGGAGACGCCGTGTTCTGGCACCCGTCCATCCAGGTAGCCCAGGCGCATGCAGAACACGCGGCGACCTGGTCCTACCGGTTTGACTACGCTCCACGCACGGCCAGGGTGGCGGGACTGGGGGCTACCCACGGGCTGGACCTTGCCGCGGTGTTCGGCACCTACGATTCCGGCCCCGGCAAGAACCTGGTGAGGCTCGGGAACAAACGGACCGCGGCCAATGTCGCCCACCGATTCCAATCCGCGCTGCTCCGCTTTGCGCGGACCGGTGCTCCGGGGCCAATGTGGCCGAAGTACGACCAGACATCACGCCGGACCAAGATCTTTGACCGGTATGACCGGATTGAACTTGACCCCCGCGCCAGCAGGCGGAAAGCCTGGGACGGTTACCGCGGCTGGCGCTGATTTCCTCTGTGCCGGGGCCTCCCCGCCGGGCACATAAGATTAACCAATGACCGCTACACTCGTCGCCCGGGAACTTTCCGGCGGCCACGCC harbors:
- a CDS encoding carboxylesterase/lipase family protein; protein product: MSTATAEADLTVQTAEGPVRGKTAGGTRTWRGIPYAAPPIGELRLRLPRPPAPWRDVLDATDFGPWAPQRTRRLLGGASPGTPRSENCLTINVTAPMQPSGDPLPVLVFFHGGAFTSGSGAMGIADGSGLSAGGNVVLVSMNYRLGALGFMDFRPYSTPERTFDVNVGLADQIAALEWVRRNIAAFGGDPGNVTIFGESAGAMSALTLMCIPSAAGLFHRAFLQSPAPSSAYGPELASGFASELLGLLGVGSGGAAEALAEIPANALVDAATQLSKKIIPDAYPGALSFAPVVDGSFLPLHPIDAFEQGRAAAVPMVIGTMENEGTLFEKLDDVLPTNQARIEKMFELTAPGLRDQVIAGYRGYPHKKQAVEIGGDAVFWHPSIQVAQAHAEHAATWSYRFDYAPRTARVAGLGATHGLDLAAVFGTYDSGPGKNLVRLGNKRTAANVAHRFQSALLRFARTGAPGPMWPKYDQTSRRTKIFDRYDRIELDPRASRRKAWDGYRGWR